ACACACAgtacaattatttttttttcctataTAACTGACAACATCATCCATagtataagaaaaaatatcttGGAATTTTAAAACTGATAATggtaaattatataatttttctaatttataaACAACTTTTAATGAATCATCACGATAACCCTTAATTCCTTCATCAATagctaataaaaataaattccaattataattatattttttttttatattaacaaGTACATGTGTTAATACGCTAGAGTCTTTTCCACCTGACACAGCAATACAAATTTTGTCATTGTCttcaaacattttttttttcaaaatagtTGTATGTACTTCATCTTCAAAGCTTTCTAAAAAACAGtgtttgcataatttttccTTATTCGAGGGTTTTAACATAcaaacattatttttattacactGTTcgcataacatattttaattttttttttttttttagtttctTTCAAGTGTTTAGTAAAAAATTAGCTACCTTATgcctttttctttttttttctgcaTTTGGAATTTTCGCTATACATTGGCTTATTTAgcataatatgcatatatataatttttttacgaatatgtaaattttttacatgtatataatgataataatcatatattatgaaATTTCCAGCTTTCTTGGCGTTTCTAGTATGATcacatattttattctttactatgtttattattacattttacgatttatttttacgatttattattacatttttacgatttattattacatttttatgatttattttttgcttattctttattttttttccttgtGGATCGCTAAATGACAATTGTATGCAATTCCCACGAATGTTTTTGCCCCCACATTTTATGTAccattaataaaaaatatatatatataaatatatttattaaatgtttccttttttttttttttttaaattaggACTACCCCAATTTATGACTAAGTGGGAAAATAAAGATtgtaaaatttttttcatcttttcaaaattataattatttcctacatatatgaatatttgtATACTGTTTGGGTATACAACTTTTCGTATTCATTTTAGGCAAtgatttttaataatttatatttttattaccatgctattaaattttatattattatcccatttaaagttttaaaacaaattaaaaataaaaaaacattcataaaaaatttatagataatatatagtatgtaaattaacaaattaaaaaaaatcaaaattcacaaacaaacaaacaaatataaaaatgtaataaatataaagataataCACATATATCATTATATGATGATCTATTCAAGATATAATTATTGATAcgtgaatatatatatatgtatgtatatgctACAAAATagtttgtttattttctataaaaatgttatagcataaaatacgaaaaaataaaaaatagtacAATCATAATAGATGTagttttttcataataatttgaattaCTAGTTGCATATAATTGATTTGCATAATTACCCCATGGTTTATATTTTGgagatgaaataaaattaaaatgtgCTATAAgctttttattatcttttacACACATACAGAAAAAGTTTGGATTTCCATAAACAGTATTTGGTACCCTcgaataataaatttttttatgactATCCATTATTAATGAATTtagcattattttattttttatatattctgtTTTTCCGTCAAAATTATAAGCATTAATAAAACAATCAGGAGGTGAAACTTCATAATCATCTGGGCATCTAAAAccaattaatttatttggtTCTGCTTCAACATTACAAAGAATATCatctacattataatattctgaactgttaatattaataccttttgtaaatatttcagattcttcttttttaaaatcacATCCATCAACTTTTGTTTTCATTACTGGTATTGTTATTTTAACTGTACCCAAATCTTTTATGTCTTGTTCATAAATTGTTCTAGAATATGATGTatcattttttctattatcacaataacaatatattactttattttcttcaaaaTTTGGTGGTATTCTCATTGAAACAATTTTATTACCTGTTTCTGGATCATCATTATTAGTTATATTTACTGAACCTggtaatatttcatttattggTTTTGAAATAATCGATGTTGGGCTATCATATACATTTTCGAAACAATTTTCTGGAtgtaatttataatttattgttTTGGATCCACATATTATACTAACTTTATCAAAAAGCTTTGGTTGTAATGTACAATTATTATCTATATCATGGTTTTCTGTATCTGTTACTTCTATAGTGTGGTTTTCGTTAAAATCACATAG
This sequence is a window from Plasmodium yoelii strain 17X genome assembly, chromosome: 1. Protein-coding genes within it:
- a CDS encoding 6-cysteine protein P12, putative, with amino-acid sequence MVQIKKSILIYTILSYLLYTIKGLEHLCDFNENHTIEVTDTENHDIDNNCTLQPKLFDKVSIICGSKTINYKLHPENCFENVYDSPTSIISKPINEILPGSVNITNNDDPETGNKIVSMRIPPNFEENKVIYCYCDNRKNDTSYSRTIYEQDIKDLGTVKITIPVMKTKVDGCDFKKEESEIFTKGININSSEYYNVDDILCNVEAEPNKLIGFRCPDDYEVSPPDCFINAYNFDGKTEYIKNKIMLNSLIMDSHKKIYYSRVPNTVYGNPNFFCMCVKDNKKLIAHFNFISSPKYKPWGNYANQLYATSNSNYYEKTTSIMIVLFFIFSYFML